The Podospora pseudopauciseta strain CBS 411.78 chromosome 2 map unlocalized CBS411.78m_2, whole genome shotgun sequence genome has a window encoding:
- a CDS encoding uncharacterized protein (EggNog:ENOG503PFWA) translates to MCHRVAYALPCEHVKTQIVYCANAILENSADGGEVQGSSAARSSSSSAKPKHKKKPVSEPSRSDRKNQGSGSPKAMSYKQPCANLTIQSLPYPMPPSFAENPDFFTSSLPSPNCPLSDCPFGMKGRCWTCCWCGKGENRTGRCGCVMLVEGNMLRCEHLCCKECEPTSIRDSV, encoded by the coding sequence CATCGAGTAGCCTATGCCTTGCCGTGTGAGCACGTCAAGACGCAGATAGTCTACTGTGCCAATGCAATCCTCGAAAATAGTGCCGATGGGGGTGAAGTCCAGGGCAGCTCTGCGGCCCgatcttcctcgtcatccgCAAAGCCGAAACACAAGAAAAAGCCAGTTTCTGAGCCCTCGAGGTCCGATAGGAAGAACCAAGGCTCGGGGTCGCCGAAAGCCATGTCGTACAAGCAACCCTGCGCCAACTTGACAATCCAGTCCTTGCCATACCCGATGCCGCCGTCTTTCGCAGAAAACCCCGACTTCTTCACGTCATCCCTGCCATCCCCCAACTGCCCACTGTCTGATTGCCCATTCGGAATGAAAGGCCGGTGTTGGACCTGTTGTTGGTGCGGGAAAGGCGAGAATAGAACTGGACGTTGTGGGTGCGTGATGCTTGTCGAGGGGAATATGTTGCGATGTGAACACTTGTGTTGTAAGGAGTGTGAACCGACTAGCATAAGAGACAGTGTGTAG
- a CDS encoding uncharacterized protein (EggNog:ENOG503PEZ8) → MCHGHPHIHGCGHQSMTWHYCPSALIDLETGYETACSNVTFAAPQPSNAACVLINCDYRSGGTGWTCCNCGGRNTSGWCKNMSPNPKWEKNTITNEWEWIETCDHGCCRNCAKDSSSNYGEPSRKDGKRSKDSRKHRHRTQGEAGSSSAADPMASYNITLDYSSKESRGLSRKEGKSSSGHKKK, encoded by the exons ATGTGCCACGGACATCCGCATATCCACGGCTGTGGCCACCAATCCATGACTTGGCATTACTGCCCGTCAGCCCTGATCGACCTTGAGACGGGGTACGAGACAGCGTGCTCCAATGTCACCTTTGCTGCTCCCCAGCCATCCAATGCCGCCTGTGTGCTGATCAATTGCGATTACCGCAGTGGGGGCACAGGGTGGACGTGCTGCAACTGCGGAGGGCGTAACACCAGCGGGTGGTGCAAGAACATGTCACCCAATCCCAAATGGGAGAAGAACACGATCACCAACGAATGGGAATGGATCGAGACCTGTGACCACGGGTGTTGTCGGAATTGTGCCAAAGACT CCTCGAGCAACTACGGCGAGCCCAGCCGCAAAGACGGGAAGAGAAGTAAGGATTCTCGAAAACACCGCCACCGAACACAAGGAGAAGCCGGGTCTTCTTCGGCAGCTGATCCCATGGCCTCGTACAACATCACGCTGGACTACAGCAGCAAAGAGTCGAGGGGATTGTCCCGGAAAGAGGGAAAGTCGTCCTCGGGGCACAAGAAGAAATAG